The following are from one region of the Salvia splendens isolate huo1 chromosome 2, SspV2, whole genome shotgun sequence genome:
- the LOC121787361 gene encoding SHUGOSHIN 2-like, which yields MALMKLIQEKNKVIELSGSEVQNLKTCLQKMQLQNWTLAQSNSYMLAEVNLGKQRLKALQHEVACKDTLLKTKILQLKVGLFVPMLNSICLNLEY from the exons ATGGCCTTGATGAAGCTCATTCAAGAAAAGAA CAAAGTTATAGAATTGAGTGGAAGTGAGGTCCAAAATTTGAAAACATGTCTTCAGAAAATGCAGCTGCAAAACTGGACTCTTGCTCAATCAAATAGTTATATGCTAGCG GAAGTTAATTTGGGCAAACAAAGG TTGAAAGCATTACAACACGAAGTAGCCTGCAAAGACACACTTCTCAAAACAAAGATATTGCAGCTCAAGGTCGGCTTATTTGTGCCTATGTTGAACTCAATTTGCTTAAATCTTGAGTACTGA